The proteins below come from a single Cannabis sativa cultivar Pink pepper isolate KNU-18-1 chromosome 3, ASM2916894v1, whole genome shotgun sequence genomic window:
- the LOC115709175 gene encoding probable LRR receptor-like serine/threonine-protein kinase At1g56140: MDVIGEIPEELWTLTFLSYLSLGYNFLTGSLSPSIGNLTNLQYLNLDTNALSGEVPKELGLLTQLSTLYLLSNNFSGPLPPELGNLTKLEIFSFPSCGVSGEIPSTFENLRSIKKLFASDNELTGKIPHFIGSWSNLTALVLQGNSFQGPIPSTLANLTSLVQLRLSDISNTSSSLAFITNIKSLVNLELRNNDITGTIPSSIGQLTQLERLDLSFNKLNGPIPDSLFNIDSLIYLFLGNNSLNGTLPWKNSSSPLNIDLSYNNFAGSIPSWVNDQQNLQINLVGNNFTIDNSNNSNFLLGLDCLQRNFPCNRDQSLYSNFRINCGGEQITSSDGVVYEKDDETLGPATHFVTRSKRWAVSNVGHFLWNDSDTFISTSSSQFINTLDSELFETARLSPSSLRYYGLGLQNGNYTVKLHFAETAFENYRTWKSLGKRIFDIYIQGNRVMQNFDIRKEAGGISFKAVQKEFKAVVSQNYLEIHLFWAGKGTCCIPANGNYGPSISAISATQDFTPTVSNISPSLSNKKSRTSLIAGITVGVVILSFMSILVAFYLIQRRKKSQMKDGDDEFWGIDVKPLTFRYAELKTATNDFDSSNKLGEGGFGPVYKGTLEDGRIIAVKQLSLTSKQGKSQFVAEIATISAVQHRNLVKLYGCCIEGDKRLLVYEYLENKSLDQALYGNQSLNLNWSTRFDICLGIARGLAYLHEESRVRIVHRDVKSSNILLDSNFTPKISDFGLAKLYEDQKTHISTAGVAGTIGYLAPEYAMLGHLTEKTDVFAFGVVALEILTGRPNSDPDLGQENAYLLEWAWNLHEEGREIELVDSKLSEFIEQEVRKIIRVAFLCTRTSPATRPSMSKVVAMLSVDTDVDTEFLRPSYLVDWKYNDVSSLMSRIAQGTDPCTSMKADG; encoded by the exons ATGGATGTTATTGGTGAGATTCCTGAAGAGCTATGGACTCTGACCTTTCTCTCCTATCT GAGTTTGGGCTACAATTTCTTGACTGGTTCTCTTTCTCCATCAATTGGAAACCTCACTAACTTGCAATACTT GAATTTAGATACGAATGCATTGTCAGGAGAGGTCCCGAAGGAATTGGGACTACTTACTCAGCTATCAACTTT GTACCTTCTATCGAACAATTTCTCTGGTCCGCTGCCGCCAGAACTAGGGAATTTGACCAAATTAGAAATATT TAGTTTTCCCAGTTGTGGAGTTAGTGGCGAGATTCCTTCAACATTTGAAAATCTCCGAagcataaaaaaatt ATTTGCATCAGATAATGAACTCACAGGCAAGATTCCTCACTTCATAGGAAGTTGGTCAAATCTTACTGCCTT GGTTTTGCAAGGGAACTCTTTTCAAGGGCCTATACCATCAACCTTAGCAAATCTAACTTCTTTAGTACAATT GCGGTTGAGTGATATTTCTAATACAAGTTCCTCTCTTGCATTTATCACCAATATAAAGTCTCTTGTAAATTT AGAACTGAGAAACAATGATATCACTGGCACAATTCCATCGAGTATTGGCCAACTCACACAATTGGAACGTCT GGATTTGAGCTTTAACAAGTTAAATGGACCGATTCCAGACTCTCTTTTCAACATTGATTCACttatttattt GTTTCTTGGAAACAATAGTCTAAATGGTACCTTGCCTTGGAAAAACAGTTCATCTCCTCTCAACAT AGATCtatcatacaataattttgCCGGAAGCATTCCTTCTTGGGTTAATGATCAACAAAATTTACAGAT TAACTTGGTTGGCAACAATTTTACTATAGATAATTCAAACAacag taATTTTCTTTTAGGTTTGGACTGCCTTCAGAGAAATTTTCCATGTAATCGAGATCAATCCCTct ATTCTAACTTTCGGATCAACTGTGGTGGTGAACAAATTACATCTTCTGATGGTGTTGTGTATGAGAAAGATGATGAGACTCTTGGTCCAGCTACTCATTTTGTTACCCGCTCTAAAAGATGGGCAGTAAGCAATGTTGGACATTTCCTTTGGAATGACAGTGATACCTTTATAAGTACTTCATCATCTCAATTCATAAATACTTTAGACTCGGAATTATTCGAGACTGCAAGGCTTTCTCCTTCATCATTAAGATACTATGGTCTGGGGCTTCAAAATGGCAACTACACTGTCAAACTCCACTTTGCAGAAACTGCTTTTGAAAATTATCGCACCTGGAAAAGTCTTGGCAAACGTATATTTGATATTTATATCCAA GGAAACCGTGTAATGCAAAATTTTGATATTAGAAAAGAGGCAGGTGGAATCTCTTTCAAGGCGGTCCAGAAGGAATTTAAGGCTGTGGTCTCACAGAACTACCTTGAAATCCATCTGTTTTGGGCTGGAAAAGGAACTTGTTGCATACCAGCAAATGGTAATTATGGACCTTCCATTTCAGCAATCAGTGCTACTCAAG ATTTCACACCTACTGTCAGTAACATTTCTCCAAGTTTAAGCAATAAGAAGAGCAGAACTAGTTTGATTGCAGGGATCACTGTTGGGGTCGTCATTTTGAGCTTTATGTCAATTTTAGTGGCCTTCTATCTTATTCAGAGAAGAAAAAAGTCACAAATGAAAGATGGCGACGACG AGTTTTGGGGGATTGATGTTAAACCATTGACTTTCCGTTATGCTGAACTTAAGACCGCGACAAATGATTTTGATTCTTCAAATAAGTTGGGAGAAGGAGGATTTGGACCTGTTTACAAG GGAACACTTGAAGATGGAAGAATTATTGCAGTGAAGCAATTGTCTTTGACTTCTAAGCAAGGAAAGAGCCAATTTGTGGCTGAAATCGCCACAATATCTGCTGTGCAACATCGTAACCTCGTCAAATTATATGGCTGTTGTATTGAGGGAGACAAAAGGCTTCTTGTTTATGAGTATTTGGAAAATAAGAGCCTTGATCAAGCACTGTATG GTAACCAGAGCTTGAATTTGAATTGGTCAACGCGGTTTGACATTTGCTTAGGCATAGCAAGAGGTCTAGCTTACCTACATGAGGAATCAAGAGTTCGAATTGTGCACAGGGATGTCAAATCCAGTAACATTCTTCTTGACTCTAATTTCACTCCCAAAATATCAGACTTTGGTTTGGCCAAATTGTATGAAGATCAAAAGACTCATATAAGTACAGCAGGAGTTGCAGGAACTAT TGGTTATCTTGCACCTGAATATGCCATGCTTGGTCACCTTACTGAGAAAACAGATGTCTTTGCTTTTGGAGTTGTGGCATTAGAAATTCTTACTGGCAGACCAAATTCTGACCCGGACTTAGGTCAAGAGAATGCATATCTTCTTGAATGG GCTTGGAATCTACATGAAGAAGGCCGTGAAATCGAACTGGTGGATTCAAAACTGTCAGAATTCATTGAGCAAGAAGTGAGAAAAATCATACGTGTAGCTTTTTTATGCACTCGAACATCACCTGCAACTCGTCCATCAATGTCGAAAGTGGTAGCAATGCTTTCAGTAGATACTGATGTGGATACTGAATTTTTAAGGCCTAGTTACTTAGTTGACTGGAAATACAACGATGTCAGCAGCCTAATGAGTCGAATTGCACAAGGGACTGATCCTTGTACAAGCATGAAGGCAGATGGTTAG